The genomic region ATCATCTCCTGGAAAATTTGCATTGCTTTCTTCCCATATCCATGAAGACCGTAACTCGAAATCAACGAATTCCATGACACAACATCCCTTTTCTCCATTCGGTCGAATATCCGTTGTCCTAATTCCAGCTCACCACATCGAGCATACATTGTAATAAGAGCACTGATTAAGGGCAAAACCGAATCAAGCCCTCTCCTAAGGATATAAGCATGAACCAACTTCCCTTGCTCCAAAGCCGACAGAGCTGCACAAGCTTGAAGAACACTAACCATAGTAACCGAATTCGGAGCCGAATCCCGAGTCTCAATCATCATTTCCCTAAAAAGCTCCAATGCCTCAAATGGCTTCCCATTTTTCGCATAACAGGCCATCATCGCACTCCAAGAAACCACATTCCTCACAGGCATCTTCTCAAAAACAAAACTCGCATGCGCAACGCAACCGAACCTTGCATACATATCCACCAAAGTAGTCATAATATGAACATACCCTTCCAACCCATGTCTTAAAATATGAGCATGAATCTCTTTCCCTTTATTTAAAAGCGAAACCATACATTCAGAAGCAACACAAGCTTTCAGCACATAAGTATAAGTAAATCTATCCGACGGAAGTCCAATCCTATTCATCTTTCTATACAAACCCAAAACTTCTTCCCCAAAACCAGCCAAAGTAAGCGCTCGAAAAAGCGCATTCCAAACAAAAATCGTTCTCTTACGCGTTTTATCGAACACCTTGCGAGCATCGTCCAGAGAATCCAAAGCAGCGTACATAGATATAAGTTTGGTAACCAAGAAAGGATCTTGGTCGAACCCATTTTCGGAAATATGGGAATGAAGGGATTGAGCGAGGGAAAGGGAGTTTTGGTCGGCGCATGAGAGGATAAGGACCTCGTAAGTCCTTTGAGAAGGGTTGGGTTCTCGGGAAAGAAGCTTGAAAGCTTGTTTAAGGTCGCCTTGCTTGCATAAGGATTGGATAAGTTGATTGTGGTTGGGTGTTGAATTAGAGATGGAGGGGTTTAAGGTGAGAGAAGAAGAAGGGAGCTTTGGTGGCGTACGAGGTGGGTTGAACAGTGATGGTGGTTGCGTTGGCTGGGGAGTGTGAAACGCCCACATCAGTACTCAAATCCCACGGTCTTCTATTTTGTTAACCTTTTTCTTTTGAAGACTGATCTCTCTCTCTCACATTTGATTTTTTGTTGCACAAATTCAAGGGTCTTGTACCATTTTTAAGGCTTAGATTTTTCTCCATTGTATCACGTGGGTATCACGTGACATAATATCCCATTCATgctgatttttctaaaatatgaattttaaattaggTTCGGGatgaaataaaaatcaaattataaatatttgaaagctaaaataaataattttttttactattcCTCATGTACAAACAATTTTAAAGAAGATACAAATAGGAGGAGGGGTTTTGCCATTGTCAGCTCCTCTTTATTTACCATATAAGTATTTTTCAAATTATACGTTGAATCGAGAATTAAtgatttaatcaatttaattaatataaaattaataaattgataaaaaatttatttaataaatttaaaaataatctgAACTATATTTTAGCtagtttaaatatttaattttgttgttataaattataaaataatgtttatatttccattattatttattattgttattttcttttaaaattattcgatatttttattttgtaatggttgaatttgtggttaaacaGTCGAATCGAAAATCGATGATCTAATCAGTTTAAACAACGATTTAATTCTTACAATATTGATATTTATTTGTTCATTTTAAAGCTTTTGTATGTTTGATTTGTAttccttaaaaattttaaaattgtgcTTTGTGTTTGTTGATTTTAATTTATACGTGTTTGTATTCCTTCGTTTAGAGTTAATAAACTCTTTCAAGTTCTTTCAATAAATAAACTCTTTCATGAAATATATGCATGAacaataaaaattcaataataaagaaacatattttataatttttagatataaaataataaaatatgtattaataattataatatggataaataagataaaataaacaCTAGCCTCGAGATAAAGATATTTAAACCTCTTAACTGGGCACTCTTACTAGAACTTATGTAAAGACTTTTTCACGAGAATAACAAACTCTAAGCTTAAACTCTTATCTCTAAATATACCCAAAGCGGACCCAACACATCATGCAATGAAGTGTCTCTGTCACTTGGAGTGATCTTAGACAGATAAACAAACTCTTTCAAAGGCTTACTTTGGGTCGTTAAATATGGTTAAACTATTAGAATCTGGATTGATAATTGGTTTGAACTTGGTGCACCTAGGCATATTATTTTAGGACCAATTATACCAGGTGAGGATGAGAAAACTTTCCGACAAGTTAAAGAAGATAGGAACAAAAGTTGTCACCCAGCTCTTCATCAAACTTCCCATTGAGGTCCTAAATCGATTCTTGAGCACTCTTTCACTAAGTCATGCATTCGATTGGGATCAATTTGTTAGTCTAGATCAAAGAATGAAGTCTCTATTCTTTCTAGTTGTTATGATTTTGCGGATGAAAAGAGACCATTTGCTTGTGAAAACAGCAGGCTTCTTTGGTCAACCATTTGGAAGATTTATCTCCTCTCTCCCCTTTCTTCCAAGTTGAAAATCTTTATGTGGAAATGCAATATTAGCATTCTCTCCACCAATCCTATCTAGTCAAGGTACGGTGGTGGATCTTTCATGCTCTTTCTGTAACAATCATGAGGAAAACATTGATCATATACTTTGTGGATGTCCAATTAACTATCTCTGGTGGAGTAGACTTCATCATGAAGGGAATATCCACATTTCTAATGATGTTGAATGGAAAAGTTGACTCTACAAATGGTTCTTTTGATGGAGAATGGAAACGTTGCAACCAAGTGAACAAGATGGACTAGAAGAAGGCGAAGAGGAAGACTGAAGCAAATTCGAAAACACTAAACGCAGTGACAGGTTGTGATTGGTAAGGTGGAGAAAAGGAAATGTGATTGACTATAAGGCTAAGCAAAGAAAATAAGTTAAGAGAACCTTAGAGAGGACTTTGAGATCTAGAATTCTAAAGTCCTTAAAGTCCTTTCACCAGTTGTGAAAGGCTCCTATTTATAATGTCTCAAAATGAGAGTTAAAAAATTGGTAATAAATAGGAATAATGGAATAAATTTTAGTTACAATGGAATTAATGGTTAATATGGGATGATGAAGAGTTTTTGTTGGTAATAGTGATGGTAAATAGTGAAGAAGAGCTCACTATATTTCAGAAAGAAGGGAGAAGCACTTAGTGTTATAGGAAAAGGTAAAGAGGAAAGCCTCTTAACTATTTTTATATCTGATCCACCAAGTCAAACTCTTTGGAACATCCCAAGAGTGCAAATAACCTAAGAACCTTGTCATATTCTTGTTCGAAAAATCTGGTTTAAAAAacgttttttaaaataatttatactatTATAATAATACAAACCGTGATTTTCTCAAGTTTACTCTTCGATAATCTTCTCTTTTCTCTTCTGTGTCGATGCCTCTGGTTCTTTGCTAGCtacataaattaaaatattttatactattaatacaacactaatttatattaaataattaaatttctattcaACTTCTACCTTaatttcaatttgatcctaactaaatttacttacttttctatctcaattcataccttatttctactcaattttctaccaaattcaacttaactatctaatgttcaccataaaaccctaatttcaaatttatttcaatttattcccTCTAACACAGgacttatagcttactttacatgcaacagcctaattttcagtggtgtcggaacagtgattcgagatcactaaatccgaaaaatgagtaggaaatattattaatttagtgagtataagttaaatgtgaagttaggaaaaattttaaaatagtgaatagtgtactaaaaataaatattaaaataattagaatcgagaacgaggtatcgagacctcgggaattttaaatcgagccataaatattttaaatttttaaaatatgttagtattaaagtttcgtgaagaaattttaaagttctgatagttaatcgaacaaaaaggactaaattgtatcaaatgcaaaattatggggaatgattaaatagcttaattgataaaagaaaaagggtttaaaaggaaaatagacccaaggtctatttgggctggacggcaagggcatgaaatcagcaagaaaacaaggcgaattaagggtaaaattggaaaattgcaaaatttacttaataaagctaggactaaagtggaattatctagatttctctttat from Gossypium arboreum isolate Shixiya-1 chromosome 1, ASM2569848v2, whole genome shotgun sequence harbors:
- the LOC108480181 gene encoding pentatricopeptide repeat-containing protein At3g46790, chloroplastic, producing the protein MWAFHTPQPTQPPSLFNPPRTPPKLPSSSLTLNPSISNSTPNHNQLIQSLCKQGDLKQAFKLLSREPNPSQRTYEVLILSCADQNSLSLAQSLHSHISENGFDQDPFLVTKLISMYAALDSLDDARKVFDKTRKRTIFVWNALFRALTLAGFGEEVLGLYRKMNRIGLPSDRFTYTYVLKACVASECMVSLLNKGKEIHAHILRHGLEGYVHIMTTLVDMYARFGCVAHASFVFEKMPVRNVVSWSAMMACYAKNGKPFEALELFREMMIETRDSAPNSVTMVSVLQACAALSALEQGKLVHAYILRRGLDSVLPLISALITMYARCGELELGQRIFDRMEKRDVVSWNSLISSYGLHGYGKKAMQIFQEMIHQGVSPSPITFVSVLGACSHAGLVEEGKKLFDSMCKEHGIHPSVEHYACMVDLLGRANRLEEAAKIIDEMRIEPGAKVWGSLLGSCRIHCNVELAERASHRLFQLEPHSAGNYVLLADIYAEAEMWDDVKRVRKLLETRSLQKVAGRSWIEVRRKMYSFVSVDEPNPQIELIQSLLIKLAAEMKEKGYSPQTKVVLYDLDESEKERILLGHSEKLAVAFGLINTKKGETIRITKNLRLCEDCHSFTKFISKFTNKEILVRDVNRFHHFQNGVCSCGDYW